From the Macaca nemestrina isolate mMacNem1 chromosome 7, mMacNem.hap1, whole genome shotgun sequence genome, one window contains:
- the LOC105494331 gene encoding LOW QUALITY PROTEIN: uncharacterized protein (The sequence of the model RefSeq protein was modified relative to this genomic sequence to represent the inferred CDS: deleted 2 bases in 1 codon; substituted 2 bases at 2 genomic stop codons), with product MRKWERPPGAEQSPQFXIYYTHCYLNTHRKLLSSSRPLQSISRALIIVRPRFSSLQPVFRAHRAYHVYYITIRHKPKQLAAGLLNIATAEIFSGLEEEPLQMSTNFSNFLVYGMKSLKLAEGIXVHSQKALRSTIGHHDARGQVGRKAARSLVVGIHKLPFKGLLPGWRMLLEEESERHETGTLQSGHHGNVTQWHRACSSLLFSFLVGGPLAVVFK from the exons ATGAGAAAATGGGAGAGGCCTCCAGGAGCTGAGCAGTCCCCA CAATTTTGAATCTACTACACACATTGTTATTTGAACACTCACAGAAAACTATTATCTTCCTCCCGCCCTCTACAAAGCATCTCCAGGGCACTTATTATTGTGAGGCCTCGATTTTCATCCTTGCAACCAGTGTTCAGAGCTCACAGAGCTTATCATGTTTATTATATAACAATAAGACATAAGCCAAAACAACTTGCTGCTGGGCTTTTAAACATAGCAACAGCAGAAATCTTTTCTGGGCTTGAGGAAGAGCCACTTCAAATGTCTACTAATTTCAGCAATTTTCTGGTCTATGGAATGAAAAGTCTAAAACTGGCT GAAGGTATTTAAGTACACTCACAGAAAGCCCTCCGCTCCACCATCGGACACCATGACGCAAGGGGGCAGGTGGGGAGGAAAGCGGCACGCTCCCTGGTTGTTGGGATTCACAAGCTGCCTTTCAAAGGACTATTGCCTGGGTGGCGAATGCTGTTGGAGGAGGAAAGCGAAAGGCATGAAACGGGGACCCTTCAAAGTGGCCACCATGGTAATGTCACTCAGTGGCACAGGGCTTGTTCCTcccttttgttctcttttctagTAGGAGGACCATTAGCAGTTGTATTTAAATGA